A genomic window from Streptomyces sp. NBC_00234 includes:
- a CDS encoding carbohydrate ABC transporter permease, producing the protein MTTSSTLPPAAPAPARTPPAGPAPRRPRRAAKPPSALLSKAGVTALLALATLYTLLPLTWLVLSSTKSREDLFGTNGFAPGEEIHLAENLKHLFTADGGVYLRWVANTVAYAGVGALLAAVFGVAAGYAFDKLTFPGKERLFSLVLLGVMVPGTALAIPLYLLAAEVGLVNTFWSVFVPGLVFPFGVYLARVFSAAYVPDEVLEAARMDGAGEFRAFCRIAFPMLAPGFVTIFLFQFTQIWNSFFLPLVMLSDQDLYPVNLGLYVWYSSALSQGHPEDYLLAVVGSLVAVAPLIAVFLMLQRFWKSGMTAGAVK; encoded by the coding sequence GTGACCACCTCCTCCACCCTTCCCCCCGCCGCCCCCGCGCCCGCGAGGACGCCCCCGGCCGGGCCCGCCCCTCGCCGGCCGCGCCGCGCCGCGAAGCCGCCCTCGGCGCTGCTGTCCAAGGCCGGTGTCACCGCGCTGCTGGCCCTCGCCACCCTCTACACCCTGCTGCCCCTGACCTGGCTGGTGCTGTCCTCCACCAAGAGCCGCGAGGACCTGTTCGGTACGAACGGCTTCGCCCCGGGCGAGGAGATCCACCTCGCGGAGAACCTGAAGCACCTGTTCACGGCCGACGGCGGCGTCTACCTGCGCTGGGTGGCCAACACCGTGGCGTACGCGGGTGTCGGGGCCCTGCTGGCAGCCGTGTTCGGCGTCGCGGCGGGCTACGCCTTCGACAAGCTCACCTTCCCCGGCAAGGAACGGCTGTTCTCGCTCGTCCTGCTGGGCGTGATGGTGCCCGGTACGGCGCTGGCGATCCCGCTGTACCTGCTCGCCGCCGAAGTCGGCCTCGTCAACACCTTCTGGAGCGTGTTCGTCCCCGGACTGGTCTTCCCGTTCGGTGTGTACCTGGCGCGGGTCTTCAGCGCGGCCTATGTGCCGGACGAGGTTCTGGAAGCGGCCCGGATGGACGGGGCCGGCGAGTTCCGGGCCTTCTGCCGCATCGCCTTCCCGATGCTCGCGCCCGGTTTCGTGACCATCTTCCTCTTCCAGTTCACCCAGATCTGGAACAGCTTCTTCCTGCCCCTGGTGATGCTGTCCGACCAGGACCTGTACCCGGTCAACCTCGGTCTGTACGTGTGGTATTCGTCCGCCCTCTCCCAAGGCCACCCCGAGGACTACCTGCTGGCCGTCGTCGGCTCGCTGGTGGCCGTGGCCCCGCTGATCGCCGTCTTCCTGATGCTGCAGCGGTTCTGGAAGTCCGGCATGACCGCCGGCGCCGTCAAGTAG